The region NNNNNNNNNNNNNNNNNNNNNNNNNNNNNNNNNNNNNNNNNNNNNNNNNNNNNNNNNNNNNNNNNNNNNNNNNNNNNNNNNNNNNNNNNNNNNNNNNNNNNNNNNNNNNNNNNNNNNNNNNNNNNNNNNNNNNNNNNNNNNNNNNNNNNNNNNNNNNNNNNNNNNNNNNNNNNNNNNNNNNNNNNNNNNNNNNNNNNNNNNNNNNNNNNNNNAATGTAGGATTCACGAAAGATCGATGCATTGTTAAGGACAAACTGAACAAAGTTATTATGGAAGGTATAAGATCCTCTGACAATTGCTATATTCTGTCTTCGAATCTTTTGTGTTGCAGCACCACCACAGACAATACAGATCTCTGGCATCAAAGACTTGGGCACATGAATTATCAAGATATGAACCATCTCATAAGTCATGAATGTGTAAGGGAGGTCCCCAAGTTCAAAGTAAAGGAAACTGGTGTATGTGGCCCGTGCCAGCTGGGAAAGCAAACTAGAACCCCACACAAACATTTCAATCATATAGGAACCTCTTCGTGTCTGGATCTTCTGCATATGGACCTAATTGGACCAACACAGGTGGAAAGTTTGGGAGGTAAAAGGTATATCTTTGTATGTGTTGATGACTACTCTCGCTTTTGCTGGGTAAAGTTCCTCAGAAACAAGTCAGAAACCTTTGAACATTTTGAGAAACTGTGTTTGAAGCTGCAAAAAGAAAAGGGCTTGCATATTGGTAAAATTGTGAGGNNNNNNNNNNNNNNNNNNNNNNNNNNNNNNNNNNNNNNNNNNNNNNNNNNNNNNNNNNNNNNNNNNNNNNNNNNNNNNNNNNNNNNNNNNNNNNNNNNNNNNNNNNNNNNNNNNNNNNNNNNNNNNNNNNNNNNNNNNNNNNNNNNNNNNNNNNNNNNNNNNNNNNNNNNNNNNNNNNNNNNNNNNNNNNNNNNNNNNNNNNNNNNNNNNNNNNNNNNNNNNNNNNNNNNNNNNNNNNNNNNNNNNNNNNNNNNNNNNNNNNNNNNNNNNNNNNNNNNNNNNNNNNNNNNNNNNNNNNNNNNNNNNNNNNNNNNNNNNNNNNNNNNNNNNNNNNNNNNNNNNNNNNNNNNNNNNNNNNNNNNNNNNNNNNNNNNNNNNNNNNNNNNNNNNNNNNNNNNNNNNNNNNNNNNNNNNNNNNNNNNNNNNNNNNNNNNNNNNNNNNNNNNNNNNNNNNNNNNNNNNNNNNNNNNNNNNNNNNNNNNNNNNNNNNNNNNNNNNNNNNNNNNNNNNNNNNNNNNNNNNNNNNNNNNNNNNNNNNNNNNNNNNNNNNNNNNNNNNNNNNNNNNNNNNNNNNNNNNNNNNNNNNNNNNNNNNNNNNNNNNNNNNNNNNNNNNNNNNNNNNNNNNNNNNNNNNNNNNNNNNNNNNNNNNNNNNNNNNNNNNNNNNNNNNNNNNNNNNNNNNNNNNNNNNNNNNNNNNNNNNNNNNNNNNNNNNNNNNNNNNNNNNNNNNNNNNNNNNNNNNNNNNNNNNNNNNNNNNNNNNNNNNNNNNNNNNNNNNNNNNNNNNNNNNNNNNNNNNNNNNNNNNNNNNNNNNNNNNNNNNNNNNNNNNNNNNNNNNNNNNNNNNNNNNNNNNNNNNNNNNNNNNNNNNNNNNNNNNNNNNNNNNNNNNNNNNNNNNNNNNNNNNNNNNNNNNNNNNNNNNNNNNNNNNNNNNNNNNNNNNNNNNNNNNNNNNNNNNNNNNNNNNNNNNNNNNNNNNNNNNNNNNNNNNNNNNNNNNNNACCTTGGGAAGAGCTTAAACGCCAATATTTTGAACCAGCGAATCCCGAATATGTGGCGCCTGCAAGGTAAACATAACCTTATGGATATTGGGTTTGGATGCTTCATCATCCGTTTTGATAATAGAAAAGATTATCTACATGTGTTGCTTGACGGCCCTTGGAAAATCTTTGATAACTATCTGGTTATTCAAAGATGGGAGCCGGAGTACAGACCTAGAACGGCGCGGCTCAAGAAAATGGCGGTGTGGGTTCGACTTCCGGAACTTCCGGCTGAATATTTTAGAGACGatttaatcaaattgatttTGGAAAATGTTGGAAAACCGTTGAAGCTAGATCGAACAACCCTCGTGAAAGAAAAGGGACGTTTTGCTAGAGCAGCAGTAGAGGTCGACCTCAACAAACCTTTGGTGACGGAAATCTGGGTGCGTGATTCCGTCCAAATGGTTGAGTACGAAGGCCTCCATGTGGTCTACTTTGGATGTGGAGTAGTTGGCCACCGTGAAGAGGCTTGTCCGCTAACTGCGCCCAAAACTCCCGTATCAACAAACATGGAGACTAGCGTGACTCCCGAACAAGATCCCCAGGGTTTAAAACAGTCGGAATCTCCACCGCCAACCAAGAGCCCGGTGCCGAAGAAACGCAAGTATGGGACCTGGATGTTGGTCACGAAGAAAAATAAACCGACTAAGCAGCAAAAAAAACCGCAGATGCCAACGAAACAGAAGGGGACGCCCGTGACCTTCCATGGCAACAGATTCGGTGCGTTGGCTGAGGATTACACTATTGGAGAAGAGACTGCTTCGACTAGAAGGAAGGGGTCAGCCTTTGAAGTGGGTGAGAGCTCCAAAAACAAATCAGTGTACCAAGCCAAAGCCCCTCAACCTCAGAACCGCTACTCTCAACCTCAGAACCATCACCCTCAACCTCAGAATCGTCAACCACAGCCTACCGCCGGGCGTTCCGCTTCCAACGCCAAACCGCGTCAACCTCCGCATGTGCAGAAGAGCAGTCGGGGAGGTGGTCAGGTGAACTCGAGAGGCAGAGGTAAGTACTCTAACAGAGGTAATCGCTCGGGATCGGGTGAGGACTCTAACGCTGCTAATTGGCGTGACCAATTTGATCGCGGCAATGTTTTCCATTTCGGTGGGCATGCGCCTACTGTTCAGAAAGATATGGACCCGAACCATTTTGGCCAGGGTCAGCCTTCTTGCTCTACGCACGNNNNNNNNNNNNNNNNNNNNNNNNNNNNNNNNNNNNNNNNNNNNNNNNNNNNNNNNNNNNNNNNNNNNNNNNNNNNNNNNNNNNNNNNNNNNNNNNNNNNNNNNNNNNNNNNNNNNNNNNNNNNNNNNNNNNNNNNNNNNNNNNNNNNNNNNNNNNNNNNNNNNNNNNNNNNNNNNNNNNNNNNNNNNNNNNNNNNNNNNNNNNNNNNNNNNNNNNNNNNNNNNNNNNNNNNNNNNNNNNNNNNNNNNNNNNNNNNNNNNNNNNNNNNNNNNNNNNNNNNNNNNNNNNNNNNNNNNNNNNNNNNNNNNNNNNNNNNNNNNNNNNNNNNNNNNNNNNNNNNNNNNNNNNNNNNNNNNNNNNNNNNNNNNNNNNNNNNNNNNNNNNNNNNNNNNNNNNNNNNNNNNNNNNNNNNNNNNNNNNNNNNNNNNNNNNNNNNNNNNNNNNNNNNNNNNNNNNNNNNNNNNNNNNNNNNNNNNNNNNNNNNNNNNNNNNNNNNNNNNNNNNNNNNNNNNNNNNNNNNNNNNNNNNNNNNNNNNNNNNNNNNNNNNNNNNNNNNNNNNNNNNNNNNNNNNNNNNNNNNNNNNNNNNNNNNNNNNNNNNNNNNNNNNNNNNNNNNNNNNNNNNNNNNNNNNNNNNNNNNNNNNNNNNNNNNNNNNNNNNNNNNNNNNNNNNNNNNNNNNNNNNNNNNNNNNNNNNNNNNNNNNNNNNNNNNNNNNNNNNNNNNNNNNNNNNNNNNNNNNNNNNNNNNNNNNNNNNNNNNNNNNNNNNNNNNNNNNNNNNNNNNNNNNNNNNNNNNNNNNNNNNNNNNNNNNNNNNNNNNNNNNNNNNNNNNNNNNNNNNNNNNNNNNNNNNNNNNNNNNNNNNNNNNNNNNNNNNNNNNNNNNNNNNNNNNNNNNNNNNNNNNNNNNNNNNNNNNNNNNNNNNNNNNNNNNNNNNNNNNNNNNNNNNNNNNNNNNNNNNNNNNNNNNNNNNNNNNNNNNNNNNNNNNNNNNNNNNNNNNGACTAAGaggtatgaataaatactccagaaTCATGGTAACatattcaatagaatactccaACAAACTCAGAACGAAAGAGGAAACAAACCACGGATCTCTCACCAATCACTACCACCTTACTCTCACGGAAGACCCCAGCGGTTACATTTTCCCGCTAGAGAACCCCGCAAGAGCAATTCCCACACACCGAATCAGACTCAGCTCAGAATACAAAGAAATGTTCCAGAATACAAAGATCAGATCAcaatacaccaacatttcatccaacaGAGGTCAaataacatggaaatccaaaccaatAAATAATCATAACATCACTAGGCAAAGGATCAAGACACAAGTCCAAGAATCCAATAGATACGATCAATAATAGGCTAATAATCAAggaatttcaggatttccaatcaccaaataatatcatatagagcgagagtgtaaaaatagattttgatggacatagtggttacctttgaAGCGTAATTAAATCCAAAAGCGTTTTAATCCAAAGCAACATCAATCCTAAGCTCAAAGCTCGGTTCATAATCGTGAACCTGAAGAATTAATATAATTNNNNNNNNNNNNNNNNNNNNNNNNNNNNNNNNNNNNNNNNNNNNNNNNNNNNNNNNNNNNNNNNNNNNNNNNNNNNNNNNNNNNNNNNNNNNNNNNNNNNNNNNNNNNNNNNNNNNNNNNNNNNNNNNNNNNNNNNNNNNNNNNNNNNNNNNNNNNNNNNNNNNNNNNNNNNNNNNNNNNNNNNNNNNNNNNNNNNNNNNNNNNNNNNNNNNNNNNNNNNNNNNNNNNNNNNNNNNNNNNNNNNNNNNNNNNNNNNNNNNNNNNNNNNNNNNNNNNNNNNNNNNNNNNNNNNNNNNNNNNNNNNNNNNNNNNNNNNNNNNNNNNNNNNNNNNNNNNNNNNNNNNNNNNNNNNNNNNNNNNNNNNNNNNNNNNNNNNNNNNNNNNNNNNNNNNNNNNNNNNNNNNNNNNNNNNNNNNNNNNNNNNNNNNNNNNNNNNNNNNNNNNNNNNNNNNNNNNNNNNNNNNNNNNNNNNNNNNNNNNNNNNNNNNNNNNNNNNNNNNNNNNNNNNNNNNNNNNNNNNNNNNNNNNNNNNNNNNNNNNNNNNNNNNNNNNNNNNNNNNNNNNNNNNNNNNNNNNNNNNNNNNNNNNNNNNNNNNNNNNNNNNNNNNNNNNNNNNNNNNNNNNNNNNNNNNNNNNNNNNNNNNNNNNNNNNNNNNNNNNNNNNNNNNNNNNNNNNNNNNNNNNNNNNNNNNNNNNNNNNNNNNNNNNNNNNNNNNNNNNNNNNNNNNNNNNNNNNNNNNNNNNNNNNNNNNNNNNNNNNNNNNNNNNNNNNNNNNNNNNNNNNNNNNNNNNNNNNNNNNNNNNNNNNNNNNNNNNNNNNNNNNNNNNNNNNNNNNNNNNNNNNNNNNNNNNNNNNNNNNNNNNNNNNNNNNNNNNNNNNNNNNNNNNNNNNNNNNNNNNNNNNNNNNNNNNNNNNNNNNNNNNNNNNNNNNNNNNNNNNNNNNNNNNNNNNNNNNNNNNNNNNNNNNNNNNNNNNNNNNNNNNNNNNNNNNNNNNNNNNAGAGGTCCATTTTTTCCCTCTGAGTAAGATGTTATTTCAGTAGGTTTTAAAGTTTCAGGTTTAGTCACAAAAGTTTCAATCTTCCATTCTTCTCCAGTtaaaagagaagatgagattgGTTTTGGTCCAAAGAATTTTATNTCTTCTAGATCCTTTTGATCAGAAGCTTCATAGTTTCCAAATCTTAGGCATAGAGGTCCATTTTTTCCCTCTGAGTAAGATGTTATTTCAGTAGGTTTTAAAGTTTCAGGTTTAGTCACAAAAGTTTCAATCTTCCATTCTTCTCCAGctaaaagagaagatgagattgGTTTTGGTCCAAAGAATTTTATCCCTTTGGACTCAATAGTTTTGACAATactgtcaattttgattttgtatttaGGACAGACTTGAGTAGAtaattttccaatgaaaattaTATCTACTGACAAGTTTGCTCCTTGGAAGTTTCCGAATCCTTTAGTTTGGATTTGGAAAAGGAATTTGTGAATGTCTTTTAAAGCTATAGTGTAATCAGGAAGTAAATAATGTACTCCTACATTATTGTTCATGTCTACCTCAATTGCTCCTATCATTTGAGCTTGAGTTGAATNTGCTCCTTGGAAGTTTCCGAATCCTTTAGTTTGGATTTGGAAAAGGAATTTGTGGATGTCTTTTAAAGCTATAGTGTAATCAGGAAGTAAATAATGTACTCCTACATTATTGTTCATGTCTACCTCAATTGCTCCTATCATTTGAGCTTGAGTTGAATCCTGGATTCTAGTATCTAAAGCAGTTATGAGTACTTTAGCTCCgtactcttttctgatcaatcCTTTGATCACAACAGTTATCATTCCAAGATGAACGTAATTCATCTTTTTAAGTTTAAGTTGCTTAATACTCTCTTCAGTCATTAAGCTAAAAGTTTCTGCTCTTCCGTCTGGAATTTCGAGCATTTCTgatctatgagttttgattaaacTAGAGTCATTCTGCATGAATCCAGTTCTGTACAAAGTAGAAGGTCTCAAAGTATTGATGAAGTCATTTGACATTACCTCAGTATCTTtgtcaatattaacaatttgttcTATAATCTGAGTATTTCTACTCTGATTAGGTCTAAAAAGTCTTCCTACCCATGTGGAACTAGTAGTTTGGTCTAAAGTTGTGGTTCTGGAAGAACTCGGTTCTTCAGAAATAGTTCTTGATGTTCCAGTAAAGGGTCTCATTTCTTATTTAGTTCCTCTTTATAATCTTTAAGATTATATACTAagaagtttgtttgtttcttttttgtaagTTGCCTAGTTTCTGTtgacactttaatttgtgaaaactTCTGGGAAAGTTGGATTCAAATTACATATCcgacttcagaggtttccttagaccttttgaggtaaacgccacttaccaccttggtaataaactccaaattttcaactttcccatttataataatcatcatgaaactgatgattgggacaggagacactggaattattccagtggaccagagacagactaaaattttccctttataaacctttactaaaggcatacttCACTCCTAAAGGAGCATACCCCCCTCCCTTACTTGctctatgagttttgattaaacTAGAGTCATTCTGCATGAATCCAGTTCTGTACAAAGTAGAAGGTCTCAAAGTATTGATGAAGTCATTTGACATTACCNNNNNNNNNNNNNNNNNNNNNNNNNNNNNNNNNNNNNNNNNNNNNNNNNNNNNNNNNNNNNNNNNNNNNNNNNNNNNNNNNNNNNNNNNNNNNNNNNNNNNNNNNNNNNNNNNNNNNNNNNNNNNNNNNNNNNNNNNNNNNNNNNNNNNNNNNNNNNNNNNNNNNNNNNNNNNNNNNNNNNNNNNNNNNNNNNNNNNNNNNNNNNNNNNNNNNNNNNNNNNNNNNNNNNNNNNNNNNNNNNNNNNNNNNNNNNNNNNNNNNNNNNNNNNNNNNNNNNNNNNNNNNNNNNNNNNNNNNNNNNNNNNNNNNNNNNNNNNNNNNNNNNNNNNNNNNNNNNNNNNNNNNNNNNNNNNNNNNNNNNNNNNNNNNNNNNNNNNNNNNNNNNNNNNNNNNNNNNNNNNNNNNNNNNNNNNNNNNNNNNNNNNNNNNNNNNNNNNNNNNNNNNNNNNNNNNNNNNNNNNNNNNNNNNNNNNNNNNNNNNNNNNNNNNNNNNNNNNNNNNNNNNNNNNNNNNNNNNNNNNNNNNNNNNNNNNNNNNNNNNNNNNNNNNNNNNNNNNNNNNNNNNNNNNNNNNNNNNNNNNNNNNNNNNNNNNNNNNNNNNNNNNNNNNNNNNNNNNNNNNNNNNNNNNNNNNNNNNNNNNNNNNNNNNNNNNNNNNNNNNNNNNNNNNNNNNNNNNNNNNNNNNNNNNNNNNNNNNNNNNNNNNNNNNNNNNNNNNNNNNNNNNNNNNNNNNNNNNNNNNNNNNNNNNNNNNNNNNNNNNNNNNNNNNNNNNNNNNNNNNNNNNNNNNNNNNNNNNNNNNNNNNNNNNNNNNNNNNNNNNNNNNNNNNNNNNNNNNNNNNNNNNNNNNNNNNNNNNNNNNNNNNNNNNNNNNNNNNNNNNNNNNNNNNNNNNNNNNNNNNNNNNNNNNNNNNNNNNNNNNNNNNNNNNNNNNNNNNNNNNNNNNNNNNNNNNNNNNNNNNNNNNNNNNNNNNNNNNNNNNNNNNNNNNNNNNNNNNNNNGGTGACGCCGAGGTTCCGCCAATACACGCCGATGTACGACCCGCAGTAGTGTAGCATTAGCCTCAGCGACTCCCCTGCCTTGGGATAATACAAGCAGTAGGAGTTGCCACCGCGTAGGGTGGAGGGGCACTCCGGCAAGTGGCAACACAGGACGCCGGCTTCTGCTCCATGATCACCTTCTTGCTGCTGAAGTGGGTGCTCGTCAAAATCCTCGTCGCCCTCATCATAATCCATCTTTGAAATAGATTCTTTACTATTTAGCTTTTATCTTCCTGTTTAACTATCTGTAAATAATATCAAGCTTATACGCCAGTAATCTCTttctttatttgcttatttCTAAAATTTCTGCTTGTGGTTAAAGATTGGGGGTTGTGAATTGGGTTAGGATTGTGTGATAATGGATGCCTTCTGATGGGTTTTGCATAAAGCTTGAATCTTTGTTGTGGGGGGAGCTTTTCGTCTTACAAGAATACCTTGTGTGTGCCTGTGGGGGTTTAATCCTAGAANNNNNNNNNNNNNNNNNNNNNNNNNNNNNNNNNNNNNNNNNNNNNNNNNNNNNNNNNNNNNNNNNNNNNNNNNNNNNNNNNNNNNNNNNNNNNNNNNNNNNNNNNNNNNNNNNNNNNNNNNNNNNNNNNNNNNNNNNNNNNNNNNNNNNNNNNNNNNNNNNNNNNNNNNNNNNNNNNNNNNNNNNNNNNNNNNNNNNNNNNNNNNNNNNNNNNNNNNNNNNNNNNNNNNNNNNNNNNNNNNNNNNNNNNNNNNNNNNNNNNNNNNNNNNNNNNNNNNNNNNNNNNNNNNNNNNNNNNNNNNNNNNNNNNNNNNNNNNNNNNNNNNNNNNNNNNNNNNNNNNNNNNNNNNNNNNNNNNNNNNNNNNNNNNNNNNNNNNNNNNNNNNNNNNNNNNNNNNNNNNNNNNNNNNNNNNNNNNNNNNNNNNNNNNNNNNNNNNNNNNNNNNNNNNNNNNNNNNNNNNNNNNNNNNNNNNNNNNNNNNNNNNNNNNNNNNNNNNNNNNNNNNNNNNNNNNNNNNNNNNNNNNNNNNNNNNNNNNNNNNNNNNNNNNNNNNNNNNNNNNNNNNNNNNNNNNNNNNNNNNNNNNNNNNNNNNNNNNNNNNNNNNNNNNNNNNNNNNNNNNNNNNNNNNNNNNNNNNNNNNNNNNNNNNNNNNNNNNNNNNNNNNNNNNNNNNNNNNNNNNNNNNNNNNNNNNNNNNNNNNNNNNNNNNNNNNNNNNNNNNNNNNNNNNNNNNNNNNNNNNNNNNNNNNNNNNNNNNNNNNNNNNNNNNNNNNNNNNNNNNNNNNNNNNNNNNNNNNNNNNNNNNNNNNNNNNNNNNNNNNNNNNNNNNNNNNNNNNNNNNNNN is a window of Ipomoea triloba cultivar NCNSP0323 chromosome 16, ASM357664v1 DNA encoding:
- the LOC116007853 gene encoding uncharacterized protein LOC116007853, which produces MWRLQGKHNLMDIGFGCFIIRFDNRKDYLHVLLDGPWKIFDNYLVIQRWEPEYRPRTARLKKMAVWVRLPELPAEYFRDDLIKLILENVGKPLKLDRTTLVKEKGRFARAAVEVDLNKPLVTEIWVRDSVQMVEYEGLHVVYFGCGVVGHREEACPLTAPKTPVSTNMETSVTPEQDPQGLKQSESPPPTKSPVPKKRKYGTWMLVTKKNKPTKQQKKPQMPTKQKGTPVTFHGNRFGALAEDYTIGEETASTRRKGSAFEVGESSKNKSVYQAKAPQPQNRYSQPQNHHPQPQNRQPQPTAGRSASNAKPRQPPHVQKSSRGGGQVNSRGRA